The following are encoded in a window of Chloroflexaceae bacterium genomic DNA:
- a CDS encoding GTP-binding protein, translating into MAKQKFERTKPHVNVGTIGHVDHGKTTLTAAITKVLALKGAAQFMAYDQIDNAPEERARGITIAIRHVEYQTDAR; encoded by the coding sequence ATGGCCAAGCAGAAATTTGAGCGGACCAAGCCGCACGTGAACGTCGGGACGATCGGGCACGTGGACCACGGGAAGACGACCCTGACGGCGGCGATCACCAAGGTGCTCGCGCTCAAGGGCGCGGCCCAGTTTATGGCCTACGACCAGATCGACAACGCCCCCGAAGAGCGGGCCCGCGGCATCACCATCGCCATTCGCCACGTCGAGTACCAGACCGACGCGCGCCA